The genomic region AAACTGGATATACTATGGAAAAATGTATACTAAGGGGTATGTTAATATTTGTATATAACGGGAATACAGAATACATTTATGTTTTTACTTCAGAAGATTTTTACGGAGAAATGATAGAATGTGATGAAGGAGAACTTAAGTATATACCAAAAGATGAAATATTAAATTTAAATATTTGGGAAGGAGATAAGTATTTCCTTGAAGAATTAATAAAAGGTAATAAGGAATTCTTTGTATATAGAATGGAATATGAAAATGATAAATTAATAAAGGTTGATAAGGAGCAATAATGTTAGTATTAAATAAATTGGTAGAAGTTTACTTTAATGGTGAATTTGATAAGTTATCTGTAGGATATATTAGAAAAATAGACGATGAATATATTATGTTAGAAGAAGTAGATCCAAGAGGATTTATAGATGGTTATTCCTTCATACTTAAAGATAATATAAATATTATTAAAAGTGATACAGAATATTTAAAAGGTATAGAAATATTAATGAATGTTAATTCAAAAGAAAATATATTAAATAGCTATGTATTTGATCATAAAGAAATAAAGTTAGAAGGCGAGAATATTTTTGATGATATTTTAAAAAAATTAACAGGTAACAAACTTCCAGTGACCCTATTACTTCCTGAATCTGAAAAAGTCTTTGGATATATTAGTGAAATTTCAGATGATTTTGTTGAAGTAGAATATTTTGAAGAAAAAATAAGTGTTAATAAAAAAGATATAATTAATATCTATGTTAATGGTGTATCCCAAAGAAGTGATATATTATTAGATTATGAAAAGAGAAAATTAAAAAAATGAGAATTTGGCATGAAGAATTAATAAGTAAATTACCAAGACAACAATTATTAGGACAACATAGGGAATGTTGTGCGCTTAGGGGTAAAGGATGGAATAAAAAACATAGTGTAGTAGATTATGTTTTTAAATATAGTCCGATTAAATTATTTCATTATCATTTATTGATAATGAAAGAAATGGAAAGAAGAGGGTACATACCTTCAAAAGAATGGTATGATCCTTTATATAGAGGAAAAAAAGAAAAAAGATATGAATATATTAAAGAAGAAAAAGTTACAATACCAATATATTCAGAACACAACGACATTTACTATTCACAGTGTTTAGAAAATTTAGAAAAGAAAGGGATAATTCTATAGATGTAGAGAATGAGTTAAAATATCATTATGTAAATAAAAATATATGTAAACAAAGTATTAAAATTTGAAGCATAACTTTGATTTTCTAATTCTAATAGAAATATCATAATAAATAGAATAAGAGTGATAAACCCAATTAATCATTAGGAATGATATATTGAAAGTGTTGAAAAATATTGAATGAGAAGTTTCTAGTTGCATAGTTATAAAAAAAACATAAGTGACAAATCTATAATGACGGAACATAATTTTACAAAAATAGATAATAGAAAATAAATTCGATTTACACAATTACAAAAAAACTGTGCATTTAAAATTTCCCATTACAAAAATTTAAAAAAGTCTTGACAAAGAATTGTATTTAGTGTACAATTACTATTGTCTTGATGGGCTGTAGCCAAGCGGTAAGGCAGTGGACTTTGACTCCACGATGCGTTGGTTCGAATCCAGCCAGCCCAACCATTTATGCGTTTAACGCATTTTTTTTTACAATTTTTTAGGAGAGAGTATGGAAAGTAGATATTTTTCTTTATTGGAATTAAAGGATAAAATGTATGAAAATTTAGAAGTTAATATAAGTAAAATAGTAATATTAATGTGTGCAATTCTTATAGCATCTATAGGATTAAATATGAATTCAACACCAGTAATTATTGGAGCAATGTTAATTTCTCCATTAATGAATTCTATTTTAGGTATGGGAATAGGTCTTTCTATATATGATATGAATCTAGTTAAAAGATCTCTTAAATTAATGATGGTTCAAGTTGGGGTAAGTTTACTTACATCATTTGTATATTTTTTAATTTCACCTATATCTTATGCAAGTACTGAAATTATTGCTAGAACAACACCAACTATATGGGATGTAATTATAGCTTTTGTTGGTGGTGTTGCTGGAATAATAAGTGCAAGGCAGAAAGAAACAAGTAATATAGTTCCAGGTGTTGCTATAGCAACAGCACTTATGCCTCCAGTATGTACTGCAGGATATGGACTAGCTAAAGGTAATTTTAGGTATTTTTTTGGAGCCTCTTACCTTTTTTTAATCAATACTTGTTTTATAATGATAGCAACATTTATAGGTATAAGACTTATGTATAAAATATATGGTAAAATAGATGTTAATAAAAAAATAAAAAATACTCTAATTGCTATTTCATTTTTAATAATTATCCCATCTTTATTTAGTGCAGGTAAATTAGTAACACAAACAGTAAGAAAAGATGCAGTTGAAAAAATGATAAGTAGAGAATTCTCAGATCACGTAATAATTAAGAAAAGATATTTATTTGAGGATAATATGGTAGAACTTACTATAGCTGGAGAAATATTAAGTAACAGTAAAATTTAAGAGATACTAGAAAAGAGAAAAGATTATGGTATAAGTAATGTAGAATTTGAAATATTACAAATTCCTAATATAAAGAACATGAATCCTGAATTTTTAGAAAAATATATAGATAAATATATAGAAGAAAAATTAAAAGATAGAAATGCACAATAGTGCATTTTTTTTATTGACTTTTAATAAAACCGAGATAAAATATATTAGGAAGTAAATTTAATGGAGGCGAATAATCATGAAAAAAATGTTAAGATTCTTATTCTTTTTCTTCATGCCATTTATGGTTTTTGCAAATGATATGGAGATACGTAATAAGATAGAGTACTTAATTATGCCAGATTTTAGATACTGGAATGTAGATGAAAATGGTAAGAAAAAAGATTTTGATGTAATGAATGATGAAGTTAGAGATGTAATTAAAACACATAATTTTAATGGTGTTATTCTATTTGCACAAAATGTTAAACAAACAGAACAAACTTTAAGATTGGTAGATGAAATACAAAA from Streptobacillus felis harbors:
- a CDS encoding TIGR00341 family protein — protein: MESRYFSLLELKDKMYENLEVNISKIVILMCAILIASIGLNMNSTPVIIGAMLISPLMNSILGMGIGLSIYDMNLVKRSLKLMMVQVGVSLLTSFVYFLISPISYASTEIIARTTPTIWDVIIAFVGGVAGIISARQKETSNIVPGVAIATALMPPVCTAGYGLAKGNFRYFFGASYLFLINTCFIMIATFIGIRLMYKIYGKIDVNKKIKNTLIAISFLIIIPSLFSAGKLVTQTVRKDAVEKMISREFSDHVIIKKRYLFEDNMVELTIAGEILSNSKI
- a CDS encoding NUDIX hydrolase codes for the protein MKSYTVCYLIKDDKFLMLYRNKKEVDINKGKWIGVGGKIEEGESPHVSITREVKEETGYTMEKCILRGMLIFVYNGNTEYIYVFTSEDFYGEMIECDEGELKYIPKDEILNLNIWEGDKYFLEELIKGNKEFFVYRMEYENDKLIKVDKEQ
- a CDS encoding TIGR02328 family protein — translated: MRIWHEELISKLPRQQLLGQHRECCALRGKGWNKKHSVVDYVFKYSPIKLFHYHLLIMKEMERRGYIPSKEWYDPLYRGKKEKRYEYIKEEKVTIPIYSEHNDIYYSQCLENLEKKGIIL